The following are encoded together in the Cryptococcus neoformans var. neoformans JEC21 chromosome 9 sequence genome:
- a CDS encoding acetyltransferase, putative: MTATYSTTGTVSNPLDLSQIQGEHTSVNLSSSNKKNVKPNVKVTLTSLTPNNSGTLRKINSVVIPIVYSEKFYKDVLDPLLDDVNKLIYYADIPVGAICCKYENLSKGSKEPPTLVILTLAILAPYRSLSLGTSLLRSAMHAAIHPTTPPPPIPSDKQTNTRAQLTVAAPRVKVNRALAHVQVGNDEAKRFYERLGFKEVGIEENYYSKMEPRGAILMVCDDLAIALGEKTEANGSV, translated from the exons ATGACCGCCACATATAGCACCACGGGGACAGTCTCAAATCCTCTTGATCTCTCTCAAATTCAGGGCGAACATACCTCTGTCAATCTCTCGTCATCAAACAAGAAAAACGTCAAGCCTAACGTCAAGGTCACACTCACCAGTCTGACTCCCAATAAC TCTGGAACATTACGGAAGATCAACTCTGTGGTGATCCCCATCGTTTACTCGGAAAAGTTCTACAAGGACGTACTGGATCCTTTGCTTGATGATGTAAACAAGCTCA TTTACTACGCGGATATCCCTGTCGGTGCGATTTGCTGTAAATATGAGAACCTTTCAAAGGGCTCCAAAGAACCCCCCACCCTCGTCATATTGACTCTCGC CATCCTCGCCCCCTACcgttccctttccctcggcacttctcttctccgctcAGCGATGCACGCCGCTATCCATCCCACcacccctccaccacccatTCCTTCCGATAAACAGACCAATACCCGTGCTCAGCTGACCGTTGCTGCCCCGAGGGTCAAGGTGAACAGGGCGTTGGCGCATGTGCAGGTTGGGAATGATGAGGCGAAAAGGTTTTATGAAAGGTTGGGTTTCAAGGAGGTTGGAAT CGAGGAGAACTATTACTCCAAAATGGAACCTCGAGGAGCGATCTTGATGGTCTGCGACGATCTCGCCATTGCCCTTGGTGAAAAGACCGAGGCCAACGGCTCTGTTTAA
- a CDS encoding trafficking-related protein, putative produces the protein MTAGLKTVILLSFILAAGFLLVILSCALWANWLPLLVALTFILAPFPNWICSRCASADDLSPEFNSAYIDFGRFLTGMLVMTGLSLPLLLTHSALIQPAACWMSIAGGMLVYGTILVYAGWFGGGNEEEF, from the exons ATGACAGCTGGTCTCAAAA ccgtcatccttctctcattCATCCTGGCCGCAGGTTTCCTGCTGGTCATCCTGTCGTGTGCGCTCTGGGCAAACTGGTTGCCCCTCCTTGTCG CCCTCACATTCATCCTCGCGCCGTTCCCCAACTGGATATGCTCTCGCTGCGCCTCGGCCGACGACCTTTCTCCAGAATTCAACTCTGCCTATATCGACTTTGGCCGCTTCCTCACCGGTATGCTTGTG ATGACCGGTCTTTCCCTCCCCTTGCTACTCACCCACTCTGCCTTGATCCAGCCCGCTGCTTGCTGGATGTCGATTGCGGGCGGTATGCTCGTCTACGGCACGATACTAGTCTACGCCGGATGGTTTGGAGGCGGTAACGAGGAAGAGTTTTAG
- a CDS encoding RNA polymerase II transcription factor, putative, producing the protein MPLDLNYAPGSEDEEEDNIDDEDFPGPSSRRQARGAAGKGKGKNKDTGRQAWEGEYQKSWDIVQEDESGSLESAVETLLARGRRKRALMSDTPVRRSIIRHVFIIIDLSESMLDKDYRPTRFEVILGYLRTYVVEWFDQNPLGQIGVIAMRDRLSEVLIPMGGSPEEIVRALSDKRKLEPSGEPSLQNGLVMAKGGMAHLPSTSSLEILVIFSAISTADPDGPITIHNVLDTLATGHIRTSILSLSGEIKICKQIAERTGGKFGVALDQEHLKDLLWETIPPPATTIAPVTANVRSALAAGGRGPNQTGERAPAGDLMVMGFPIRLPLGGETMCACHGLLRKGGYLCPRCGSKLCDVPTDCEVCGLMVVSSPHLARSFWFLFPVANYGPLSIEDVVESSETCFGCDSEFSDATAINAGVAQVEDGVSPTGRYRCAKCKHDFCADCDLYIHDTLHTCPGCS; encoded by the exons ATGCCTCTCGATCTCAACTATGCACCAGGGtctgaagatgaagaggaggacaacatcgatgacgaggaCTTCCCAGGCCCATCTTCACGGAGGCAAGCTAGAGGAGCTGCtggaaagggcaagggcaagaacAAGGAC ACCGGAAGGCAGGCTTGGGAAGGGGAGTACCAGAAGTCATGGGATATCGTtcaagaggatgagagcgGCTCCCTAGAGTCTGCCGTAGAGACTCTGCTTGCACGAGGCAGACGGAAAAG AGCGTTGATGTCAGATACTCCCGTGAGACGGTCTATTATCCGGCACGTGTTCATTATCATCGACTTGTCAGAATCCATGTTAGATAAGGACTACCGGCCGACAAG ATTCGAGGTCATCCTAGGATACCTCCGAACATATGTCGTCGAGTGGTTTGATCAGAATCCTCTAGGCCAGATCGGTGTCATTGCCATGCGTGATCGATTATCAGAAGTCTTGATACCCATGGGAG GAAGTCCCGAAGAGATTGTTCGCGCCCTTTCGGACAAGCGTAAACTCGAACCGTCAGGCGAACCGTCCCTCCAAAACGGTCTTGTCATGGCCAAGGGCGGTATGGCCCATTTACCCTCTACCTCTTCCCTTGAaatcctcgtcatcttctccgcTATATCCACCGCCGACCCCGACGGACCGATCACTATTCACAATGTGCTCGATACTCTGGCAACAGGGCATATACGTacatccatcctctctctctcggGAGAAATCAAGATTTGTAAACAAATTGCCGAGCGGACGGGAGGTAAATTCGGTGTAGCTCTGGATCAAGAACATTTAAAAGATTTGTTATGGGAAACTATCCCTCCGCCCGCGACGACCATCGCACCCGTCACAGCCAATGTCCGTTCAGCACTCGCCGCTGGTGGCCGTGGTCCGAACCAAACAGGGGAGCGAGCGCCTGCAGGCGATCTCATGGTGATGGGGTTCCCTATTCGCTTACCCCTTGGCGGAGAAACAATGTGTGCCTGTCATGGGTTGTTGAGAAAGGGAGGATATCTCTGTCCGAGATGTGGGAGTAAGCTTTGTGATGTACCGACGGATTGTGAGGTATGTGGGTTGATGGTGGTTAGCAGTCCCCATCTCGCTCGAAG CTTCTGGTTCTTATTCCCTGTGGCCAATTATGGTCCATTATCTATCGAGGATGTGGTGGAATCGAGCGAGACATGCTTTGGGTGTGATAGCGAGTTTTCCGAT GCTACCGCGATCAATGCTGGCGTAGCCCAAGTTGAAGATGGTGTGAGCCCCACGGGACGGTATAGATGCGCCAAGTGCAAGCATGATTTCTGTGCCGACTGTGATCTCTACATCCACGACACACTACACACCTGCCCTGGGTGTTCGTAA
- a CDS encoding peptidase, putative has product MVKPHILTVLSILPLSFATVATVATLDNTDSHNGLSPESVHHAATRQAVDMPERAITRDRGHGEQLIRKASARKRSVERRRRSTPPPFVGVGGVELDLVGREDRGMVKRSDNGTLLPLGTSQNTFVVPVSIGSPPTTYPLQLDLASSDILLASTLCGSHCPTSLGTTTNPYYDVSKHSAGFESIDSNQTVWNTSYADGTVASGFLATETIILGDSVLQGQVFGMINATNLTLSSQKSSGILGLGFPRLSTLTHVLFEKHEQANTIASTSSSSLANETSVSTVSNATGTASASTASASRPAYFPTLLENLVRTPHLPYPVFALALSAPIKSSSTSTSSSSSAAASASSRYRPSIGSLTLGGLSSYYVDDTEGSGRTVGDIEWHDVVPFGQPVSANDTATEEQALTASTGTLSASSTSENSEAASTSDAQRKRSDESQLDAFPSTVSELSQEEYLYWALDLESVTVNGTDVGINSSYASIGLGSVALLDAGFNGIAGPQQDVVKLFRLITDAREVSEGQWAVPCNTRMTLGFSFGGRYIQLQPSDWIYAGIAQSSMCLAWPIAQPATGDGIDWQLGTPFLKNVYTIFSYGINGKQAPLVGFLPLESTSVASNSTDDYNSITTSTADGNSPTPTSIAALSLTTTLQTALPNAVLPDPTFPTPTYVYSATPALLQPGAPQYLGLANSSAYEVMDVPVISVDNSAVSSIAVGNNGGGSNVSDDGSSSAAPRRMGAETVVGMGVMVIGMIMGGLLV; this is encoded by the exons ATGGTCAAACCCCATATCCTCACcgtcctctccatcctcccccTTTCCTTCGCTACCGTCGCTACCGTCGCTACCCTCGATAATACCGATTCGCACAATGGCCTCTCGCCCGAATCAGTCCATCATGCCGCTACTCGCCAGGCAGTAGACATGCCCGAACGCGCAATCACTCGGGATCGTGGTCATGGCGAACAACTGATACGGAAAGCCAGTGCGCGCAAGAGGTCcgtggagaggaggaggaggagtaCACCGCCGCCGTTTGTGGGTGTAGGCGGTGTGGAGCTCGATTTGGTCGGAAGAGAGGATCGGGGGATGGTCAAGCGGTCAGATAATGGTACTCTGCTACCTTTAGGGACAAGCCAAAA CACGTTTGTTGTGCCCGTGTCAATAGGTTCACCGCCGACCACCTACCCTCTCCAATTAGACCTCGCCTCGTCCGatatcctcctcgcctccACCTTGTGCGGCTCCCATTGTCCTACATCACTTGGAACCACGACGAACCCATACTATGACGTCTCCAAGCATTCTGCCGGTTTCGAATCGATCGACTCGAATCAGACAGTGTGGAATACGAGCTATGCGGACGGGACAGTCGCATCTGGCTTCTTGGCGACAGAGACGATCATCCTGGGAGACAGTGTGCTGCAAGGCCAAGTGTTTGGGATGATCAATGCGACGAATCTGACGCTGAGCAGTCAAAAGAGTTCTGGGATTCTCGGCCTGGGTTTCCCGAGATTATCTACTTTGACGCATGTGCTTTTTGAAAAGCATGAACAGGCAAATACGATTGCTTCTACAAGCAGTAGCAGTCTCGCGAATGAAACATCTGTTTCGACAGTGTCCAATGCGACGGGGACCGCGAGCGCGTCTACAGCCAGCGCATCCCGCCCGGCTTACTTTCCCACTCTTCTCGAAAACCTCGTACGGACACCACACCTGCCTTACCCTGTATTCGCACTCGCCTTGTCCGCCCCTATcaaatcctcttcaacctccacctcttcctcgtcttcagcCGCCGCCTCTGCATCATCACGCTACAGGCCATCTATCGGCTCGCTCACTTTGGGTGGCCTGTCGAGTTATTATGTCGATGATACCGAGGGATCAGGCAGGACGGTAGGGGATATCGAGTGGCATGATGTGGTGCCTTTTGGGCAACCTGTCTCGGCGAATGATACGGCTACAGAGGAGCAAGCTCTCACGGCGAGCACTGGTACTCTATCAGCTTCGTCGACGAGCGAGAACAGCGAAGCGGCATCTACTTCCGACGCACAACGTAAACGGAGCGATGAATCCCAACTCGACGCTTTCCCCTCGACCGTTTCCGAACTATCCCAAGAAGAATACCTTTACTGGGCACTCGACCTTGAAAGCGTGACTGTGAACGGTACAGACGTCGGTATCAACTCGTCTTACGCCTCGATCGGCCTCGGCTCCGTGGCCTTGCTTGATGCAGGGTTTAACGGTATCGCGGGACCACAGCAGGATGTGGTCAAGCTGTTTCGCTTGATCACTGATGCGCGAGAAGTATCAGAAGGTCAATGGGCGGTGCCTTGTAATACTCGAATGACTTTGGGATTCTCTTTCGG TGGGAGGTACATCCAGCTCCAGCCGTCTGATTGGATTTATGCCGGTATCGCACAGTCAAGCATGTGTCTCGCTTGGCCTATCGCTCAGCCCGCGACAGGCGACGGGATTGATTGGCAACTGGGTACTCCGTTTTTAAAGAATGTGTATACTATCTTTAG CTATGGAATCAACGGGAAACAAGCGCCGCTGGTCGGTTTCCTCCCACTTGAATCCACATCCGTCGCCAGCAACTCTACGGATGACTACAACTCCATCACCACCTCTACCGCCGACGGTAACTCGCCTACACCCACCTCCATCGCCGCCCTATCGctcaccaccacccttcAAACCGCCTTGCCCAACGCCGTCCTCCCAGACCCGACATTCCCAACCCCCACGTACGTATACTCTGCCACCCCTGCACTCCTTCAGCCCGGTGCACCGCAGTACTTGGGTTTGGCGAATAGCAGCGCGTACGAGGTGATGGATGTGCCCGTGATAAGTGTGGATAACAGCGCGGTTAGTAGTATCGCAGTAGGGAATAATGGGGGGGGGAGTAACGTGAGTGATGATGGGTCGAGTAGTGCCGCGCCCAGGAGGATGGGGGCGGAGACGGTAGTTGGGATGGGAGTCATGGTGATTGGGATGATAATGGGTGGACTCTTGGTTTAA
- a CDS encoding ribosome biogenesis-related protein, putative: MQAQVPKSDKSSSSSGSEEDYSSDYSSSSEDVTEDEEGNELTPALDAAILRTLSKIKKKEGVYGGENVLQEELRKAQEIAEQRGLKSNIVKKVAEKPYLLADYHRSKLLAGEDQDEDSESAEPLTHVESQRRLRQEAVSAFKTLAEESDDESDEEFIQKREMDAQEVDEDDEEYKKFLLEFGGGEEEVRKILGMGDQPAILKVLESEGGEDEEEKAAVSKIEKEELERQKQEKEAKKAKDDDDFLMNYILNRGWIDRSEKHVPTYDEVVGPSTEVAEEAAAQTKSTKPKSSHPWGELDEESDFEDRAEEFETEYNFRFEEPGSSTIATHPRDIPSLVRRADDTRKSKRARRAERKAAEKAAKEEEIKREKGKKRREMEKRMNILKHDLEKEGFKDLEWGKLEKVLDGEWDENVWEKIVGGMLSKGDEQEDGDDNEKPTWDDELGDAEYDEEEGEGDFQYEFAEGEGEGEDMDVDEDEGPINMDADFIDEEPSKKSKKKDKKKKNKNKEHSPSPLPEDEENQLSIPEKAHALKEAVESYNALAHEDIIEDMPTRFKYTPSAPASFGLTPVEILLATDDELNKLVTMKGIAPYRKGGIGIQGKGLGKRVRELKDKLRERRWGEEPSQTKSREEKKEKKRKRDDGEERGQDERRGKKSEGEATEKSEKVRNGKRLGKKERMRLQKAAEAAGAAPAAAGEPESAPAEKKRTVESGEMPADAPAANGEDGGDKKKRRKKKKSKADGEA; the protein is encoded by the exons ATGCAAG CTCAAGTTCCGAAATCGGACAaatcgtcctcttcttccggctCTGAGGAAGACTACTCTTCCGACTACAGTTCCTCATCTGAAGATGTCaccgaggatgaggagggcaACGAACTCACTCCTGCATTAGATGCCGCTATTTTGAGAACTCTTAGCAAaatcaagaagaaagaaggtgTTTATGGTGGAGAAAATGTTCTTCAAGAAGAGTTGCGGAAAGCTCAAGAGATTGCTGAGCAGAGAGGCTTGAAGAGCAACATAGTCAAGAAGGTTGCTGAAAAG CCCTACCTTCTTGCCGACTATCACCGTAGCAAGTTGCTTGCGGGCGAAGATCAAGATGAAGACTCTGAGTCTGCCGAACCTCTTACTCACGTGGAGTCTCAACGTCGGCTCCGTCAAGAGGCCGTTTCAGCCTTCAAGACGCTTGCTGAAGAATCTGATGATGAGTCTGACGAAGAATTTATCcagaaaagggaaatggACGCTCAAGAggtcgatgaagatgatgaagagtaCAAGAAGTTTTTGCTGGAATTTGGTGgcggtgaagaggaagtaaGGAAGATCCTTGGTATGGGCGATCAGCCTGCCATCCTCAAGGTCTTGGAGagtgaaggaggagaagatgaggaggagaaggctgcGGTAAGCAAgatcgagaaggaggaattGGAAAGGCAGAagcaagaaaaggaggcgaagaaggccaaggacgatgatgatttcCTTATGAA CTACATCCTCAACCGTGGCTGGATTGACCGATCCGAAAAACATGTCCCTACGTACGACGAAGTCGTCGGACCGTCCACCGAAGttgctgaagaagctgctgcCCAGACCAAGTCTACCAAACCCAAATCTAGCCATCCTTGGGGAgagcttgatgaagaatcCGATTTTGAAGATCGTGCCGAGGAGTTTGAGACTGAATACAATTTCCGATTCGAAGAGCCCGGATCCTCGACTATTGCCACTCACCCTCGTGACATTCCTTCTCTTGTTCGTAGGGCCGACGATACTCGAAAGTCCAAGCGAGCTAGACGAGCAGAGAGGAAGGCCGCTGAGAAGGCtgccaaggaggaggagattaagagagaaaagggcaagaagagaagagagatggagaagagaatgaatATTTTGAAACATGAcctggagaaggaaggctTCAAGGATCTGGAATGGGGCAAGCTCGAAAAGGTGTTAGATGGAGAGTGGGACGAAAATGTCTGGGAAAAGATTGTTGGTGGTATGTTGAGCAAGGGTGATGAGCAGGAG GACGGGGACGACAACGAGAAGCCCACATGGGATGACGAACTCGGGGATGCCGAGtacgacgaagaggagggagagggagattTCCAGTACGAGTTTGCTGAAGGcgagggtgagggtgaagaTATGGATGTcgacgaggacgaaggACCTATCAACATGGATGCCGATTTTATCGACGAAGAACCCTCCAAGAAAtccaaaaagaaagacaagaagaagaagaacaagaacaaggaacactctccctctcctttgcctgaagatgaagagaacCAGCTCTCTATTCCCGAGAAAGCTCATGCTCTCAAAGAAGCTGTCGAATCTTACAATGCGCTCGCCCACGAAGACATCATCGAGGACATGCCGACTCGTTTCAAATACACTCCATCAGCGCCTGCTTCCTTTGGTCTCACGCCTGTGGAGATTCTATTGGCCACCGATGACGAGCTCAACAAGTTGGTTACTATGAAGGGTATTGCGCCTTACAGAAAAGGTGGTATCGGAATTCAGGGTAAAGGCTTGGGCAAGAGGGTGAGGGAATTGAAGGACAAGCTGcgagagaggagatggggtGAGGAACCGTCTCAGACTAAgagcagagaagagaagaaggaaaagaagagaaagagggacGATGGCGAGGAACGCGGACAAGACGAAAGGCgcgggaagaagagtgaggGTGAGGCCACGGAGAAGAGCGAAAAGGTGAGAAACGGGAAGCGactgggaaagaaggaacgTATGAGACTTCAAAAGGCCGCCGAGGCTGCTGGTGCCgctcctgctgctgctggcgaGCCTGAGAGTGCAcctgcggagaagaagagaacagTCGAATCAGGTGAAATGCCAGCTGATGCCCCGGCTGcgaatggagaggatggaggtgaTAAAAAGAAGCgccgaaagaagaagaagagtaagGCGGACGGTGAAGCTTGA
- a CDS encoding RNA polymerase II transcription factor, putative, whose amino-acid sequence MPLDLNYAPGSEDEEEDNIDDEDFPGPSSRRQARGAAGKGKGKNKDTGRQAWEGEYQKSWDIVQEDESGSLESAVETLLARGRRKRALMSDTPVRRSIIRHVFIIIDLSESMLDKDYRPTRFEVILGYLRTYVVEWFDQNPLGQIGVIAMRDRLSEVLIPMGGNPEEIVRALSDKRKLEPSGEPSLQNGLVMAKGGMAHLPSTSSLEILVIFSAISTADPDGPITIHNVLDTLATGHIRTSILSLSGEIKICKQIAERTGGKFGVALDQEHLKDLLWETIPPPATTIAPVTANVRSALAAGGRGPNQTGERAPAGDLMVMGFPIRLPLGGETMCACHGLLRKGGYLCPRCGSKLCDVPTDCEVCGLMVVSSPHLARSFWFLFPVANYGPLSIEDVVESSETCFGCDSEFSDATAINAGVAQVEDGVSPTGRYRCAKCKHDFCADCDLYIHDTLHTCPGCS is encoded by the exons ATGCCTCTCGATCTCAACTATGCACCAGGGtctgaagatgaagaggaggacaacatcgatgacgaggaCTTCCCAGGCCCATCTTCACGGAGGCAAGCTAGAGGAGCTGCtggaaagggcaagggcaagaacAAGGAC ACCGGAAGGCAGGCTTGGGAAGGGGAGTACCAGAAGTCATGGGATATCGTtcaagaggatgagagcgGCTCCCTAGAGTCTGCCGTAGAGACTCTGCTTGCACGAGGCAGACGGAAAAG AGCGTTGATGTCAGATACTCCCGTGAGACGGTCTATTATCCGGCACGTGTTCATTATCATCGACTTGTCAGAATCCATGTTAGATAAGGACTACCGGCCGACAAG ATTCGAGGTCATCCTAGGATACCTCCGAACATATGTCGTCGAGTGGTTTGATCAGAATCCTCTAGGCCAGATCGGTGTCATTGCCATGCGTGATCGATTATCAGAAGTCTTGATACCCATGGGAGGCAA TCCCGAAGAGATTGTTCGCGCCCTTTCGGACAAGCGTAAACTCGAACCGTCAGGCGAACCGTCCCTCCAAAACGGTCTTGTCATGGCCAAGGGCGGTATGGCCCATTTACCCTCTACCTCTTCCCTTGAaatcctcgtcatcttctccgcTATATCCACCGCCGACCCCGACGGACCGATCACTATTCACAATGTGCTCGATACTCTGGCAACAGGGCATATACGTacatccatcctctctctctcggGAGAAATCAAGATTTGTAAACAAATTGCCGAGCGGACGGGAGGTAAATTCGGTGTAGCTCTGGATCAAGAACATTTAAAAGATTTGTTATGGGAAACTATCCCTCCGCCCGCGACGACCATCGCACCCGTCACAGCCAATGTCCGTTCAGCACTCGCCGCTGGTGGCCGTGGTCCGAACCAAACAGGGGAGCGAGCGCCTGCAGGCGATCTCATGGTGATGGGGTTCCCTATTCGCTTACCCCTTGGCGGAGAAACAATGTGTGCCTGTCATGGGTTGTTGAGAAAGGGAGGATATCTCTGTCCGAGATGTGGGAGTAAGCTTTGTGATGTACCGACGGATTGTGAGGTATGTGGGTTGATGGTGGTTAGCAGTCCCCATCTCGCTCGAAG CTTCTGGTTCTTATTCCCTGTGGCCAATTATGGTCCATTATCTATCGAGGATGTGGTGGAATCGAGCGAGACATGCTTTGGGTGTGATAGCGAGTTTTCCGAT GCTACCGCGATCAATGCTGGCGTAGCCCAAGTTGAAGATGGTGTGAGCCCCACGGGACGGTATAGATGCGCCAAGTGCAAGCATGATTTCTGTGCCGACTGTGATCTCTACATCCACGACACACTACACACCTGCCCTGGGTGTTCGTAA
- a CDS encoding aminoacyl-tRNA hydrolase, putative, whose protein sequence is MSTIRMEGIFPSIIFSILAFTLGYQAHSLLSRSTSAVAAPKSPKGTRSPRKFQQQDDYESASDTESDASDNAAALATDLSNIKYSSFEEMKLVLVVNDELKMTKGKIAAQAGHATLACAMTLKEANPKLFKAWQMQGQPKIALRGANTEEIETLAAQARSVNLCARTIRDAGRTQVAPGSKTIVGIGPGPAKLINTITGKLKLL, encoded by the exons ATGAGCACCATTAGAATGGAAG GGATCTTCCCATCTATCATATTTTCCATTCTTGCCTTCACTTTGGGCTACCAGGCccattctctcctctctcgcTCTACCTCAGCCGTTGCCGCCCCCAAGTCTCCCAAGGGCACTAGATCCCCGAGAAAATTCCAACAGCAAGATGACTACGAGTCAGCCTCTGACACCGAGTCTGATGCTTCTGACAATGCCGCTGCACTCGCAACCGATCTTTCCAACATCAAGTATAGCAGctttgaagagatgaagtTGGTGTTGGTCGTGAATGATGAGTTGAAGATGACTAAGGGAAAGATTGCTGCGCAGGCTGGTCATGCTACTTTGGCGTGTGCGATGACCCTCAAGGAGGCCAACCCCAAG CTCTTCAAAGCATGGCAAATGCAAGG ACAACCGAAAATTGCGCTTCGCGGGGCCAATActgaagagattgagacCCTCGCCGCCCAGGCTCGAAGCGTCAATCTCTGTGCTCGGACTATTAGAGATGC CGGACGAACACAAGTTGCTCCCGGATCGAAAACCATCGTCGGCATTGGACC CGGTCCCGCCAAGCTCATCAACACCATTACCGGCAAGCTCAAGCTTCTTTGA
- a CDS encoding sterol-binding protein, producing the protein MSDLTEPGFKTSDVLLSLASVFEKMPDDEKKSQIKKTNGVFQLNVKNSQGKEAVWAIDLKNEGKVTKGPAKRPDVSIALSDDTFIGLADGKVNAQKAFMTGGLKVKGNIMLATKLDGVLKNAKAKL; encoded by the exons ATGTCGGACCTCACTGAACCTGGTTTCAAG ACCAGCGACGTTCTTCTG TCCCTGGCTTCTGTTTTTGAGAAGATGCCTGATGACGAAAAGAAGAGTCAAATTAAGAAG ACAAATGGAGTCTTTCAGCTCAATGTGAAGAACAGCCAAGGGAAAGAAGCTGTCTGGGC CATTGACTTGAAGAACGAAGGCAAGGTTACGAAAGGTCCGGCCAAACGACCCG ATGTCTCAATTGCTCTAAGTGATG ACACCTTCATTGGCCTAGCAGATGGTAAAGTGAATGCACAAAAAGCCTTCATGACTGGCGGTTTGAAGGTTAAGGGTAAC ATTATGCTTGCC ACTAAGCTCGATGGCGTGCTAAAG AATGCCAAAGCGAAGCTGTAA
- a CDS encoding manganese superoxide dismutase, putative, translated as MITAITRTALPRATLRTSLATMSTIRAKHTLPPLPYAYDALEPSISAEIMNLHHTKHHQTYVNGLNAAEESLQKASAAGDFKAAIALQPALKFNGGGHINHSLFWKNLAPTGSAQVKVPTSGVFYDQVQADFGGFENLKKEMNAKTAAIQGSGWGWLGYNKATKKLEIVTTPNQDPLLSHVPIIGIDIWEHAFYLQYKNVKPDYLNAIWNVINYEEAESRLKAAQ; from the exons ATGATCACTGCTATCACTCGAACCGCTCTTCCGCGAGCTACTCTCCGCACTTCTCTTGCGACCATGTCCACCATTAGAGCCAAGCAcaccctccctcctctcccttaCGCCTATGAT GCATTGGAGCCTTCCATCTCAGCTGAGATTATGAATCTCCACCACACCAAGCACCACCAGACTTACGTCAACGGTCTCAACGCCGCTGAGGAGTCTCTCCAGAAGGCCTCTGCTGCTGGCGACTTCAAGGCTGCTATTGCCCTTCAGCCTGCCCTCAAGTTCAACGGTGGTGGTCACAT TAACCACTCT CTCTTCTGGAAGAACCTTGCTCCCACCGGCTCTGCTCAAGTCAAGGTTCCCACCTCTGGTGTCTTCTACGACCAGGTCCAGGCTGACTTTGGCGGCTTCGAGAAcctcaagaaggagatgaatgCCAAGACTGCTGCCATCCAAGGCTCTGGCTGGGGCTGGCTTGGCTATAACAAGGCCACCAAGAAGCTCGAGATTGTCACTACTCCCAACCAGGACCCACTCTTGT CTCACGTTCCCATCATCGGCATTGACATCTGGGAGCACGC TTTCTATCTCCAGTACAAGAACGTCAAGCCCGACTATCTCAATGCCATCTGGAATGTTATCAACTACGAGGAGGCCGAAAGTCGTCTCAAGGCTGCTCAGTAA
- a CDS encoding pre-mRNA splicing factor, putative: MSYFMTHLHSGWHVDQAILVEEDRVVCIRFGHDHDEECMAMDETLYGVSEKVQNFAVLYLVDITEVPDFNKMYELYDNCTLMFFYRNKHIMIDLGTGNNNKINWAITDKQELIDIIETVYRGASKGRGLVVSPKDYSTRHKY, from the exons ATGTCTTATTTTATGACCCA TCTTCACTCTGGCTGGCATGTCGACCAAGCCATCCTCGTCGAAGAAGATCGTGTCGTCTGTATCCGTTTCGGCCATGACCATGATGAAGAATGTATGGCTATGGACGAGACACTCTATGGAGTCTCTGAAAAGGTCCAAAATTTTGCCGTTCTCTATTTGG TCGACATCACGGAAGTTCCTGATTTCAACAAGATGTACGAATTGTACGATAATTGTACACTCATGTTCTTCTACCG AAATAAACATATCATGATCGACTTGGGAACGGGTAACAACAATAAGAT CAACTGGGCTATAACGGACAAACAAGAA CTCATTGATATTATCGAGACTGTCTACCGGGGGGCGTCCAAAGGTCGAGGTCTCGTCGTTTCTCCAAAAG ATTATTCTACCCGACACAAGTATTAA